In Macadamia integrifolia cultivar HAES 741 chromosome 12, SCU_Mint_v3, whole genome shotgun sequence, the following are encoded in one genomic region:
- the LOC122057155 gene encoding vesicle-associated protein 1-2-like: protein MNTELLDIQPRELKFTFVPKRRISCTVQLVNDSNQYVAFKVKTTSPKKYCVQPNVGIVLPSSTCNFTVTMQAQREAPPDLQCKDKFLIQSTIVPFGTTEEDITPSMFTKDGFKHIEENKLKVVLVSPLPKDSFKHFEENKVKVVPVSPPHSPVLQTINGTLKLDPAHEASIPRDQVLNGVENYLPSHMVANAVEELKPSKDVDMKPADSVEELKPCKDVDLKPADSVEELKPCKNVDLKPDDSVEKLAKEIEDLKLAKEIVEQKLAKVTEELHSKPNEWKVKLCEADISMAKLTAEMNAISQERETLRQELVVLRRKNGVRRATVVGFPFLFVCMVGLIGVVLGYILHS, encoded by the exons ATGAATACAGAGCTTTTGGATATTCAACCCCGTGAGCTTAAGTTCACAT TTGTGCCGAAGAGGCGAATTTCGTGCACAGTCCAACTTGTCAATGACTCTAATCAGTATGTTGCTTTCAAG GTTAAAACTACATCTCCAAAGAAATATTGTGTGCAACCCAATGTTGGCATTGTCTTGCCAAGTTCAACTTGTAATTTTACAG TTACAATGCAAGCTCAACGGGAAGCTCCGCCTGATCTGCAGTGTAAAGATAAATTCCTAATCCAGAGCACAATTGTTCCCTTTGGGACAACTGAGGAGGATATTACACCTAGCATG TTCACCAAGGATGGTTTCAAACACATTGAAGAGAATAAGTTGAAAGTGGTTCTTGTTAGCCCACTCCCCAAGGATAGTTTCAAACATTTTGAAGAGAATAAGGTGAAAGTGGTTCCTGTTAGCCCACCCCATTCACCAGTACTGCAAACAATTAACGGAACCTTGAAACTGGATCCTGCACATGAAGCTTCAATTCCAAGAGACCAAGTACTCAACGGAGTTGAAAACTATCTACCGTCTCATATG GTAGCTAATGCTGTGGAGGAGTTGAAACCTAGTAAAGATGTTGATATGAAACCTGCTGATAGTGTGGAGGAGTTGAAACCTTGTAAAGATGTTGATTTGAAACCAGCTGATAGTGTGGAAGAGTTGAAACCTTGTAAAAATGTTGATTTGAAACCAGATGATAGTGTGGAGAAATTAGCAAAGGAAATTGAGGACTTGAAACTGGCAAAGGAAATCGTGGAGCAAAAGCTTGCTAAGGTGACTGAGGAGTTGCATTCAAAGCCCAATGAATGGAAAGTGAAGCTATGTGAG GCTGATATTTCCATGGCAAAGCTAACAGCGGAGATGAATGCAATCAGTCAAGAAAGGGAAACATTACGGCAAGAACTT GTTGTTTTGAGAAGGAAGAATGGTGTGCGAAGAGCTACTGTCGTGGGTTTCCCCTTTCTGTTTGTCTGCATGGTTGGACTTATTGGTGTGGTGCTTGGATACATTCTACACTCTTAA